In one Palaemon carinicauda isolate YSFRI2023 chromosome 25, ASM3689809v2, whole genome shotgun sequence genomic region, the following are encoded:
- the LOC137618636 gene encoding zinc finger protein ZFP2-like, whose amino-acid sequence MHRIVLKRMSSSDKEKIRNSESLEFPIKSEMEESFSHAAFNLENNNVVDIAGLFEDDSLFMDPDMEFKAEPEFEAEPEFEAEPEIFESTEGDMKYSFDSDASESEEDVQISKREVDEEEKEKSVKTGVKEECVIQLGSSKKEDKGKGRGRGKKCLHNKEEHIEKSGSEKPLCKNSYSKFHSDVGMMFSRNFKEKQLIGVLKPTNTHKLIHTGGNFSCKECGKTFSTEIGLKAHYGTHTRRRLFNCSECGKGFFLKKDLVIHLRTHVGDKPFKCSVCDKAFSRKDNLTTHHRIHTGEKPFKCSFCDKAFSRKDNLTEHHRIHTGGKPFKCSFCDKAFSRKDNLTEHHRIHTGEKPFKCSFCDKTFSQRHHLIEHHRIHIGEKPFKCSFCDKAFSRKDSLTEHHRIHTGEKPFKCSVCDKTFSQRHHLIEHHRIHTGEKPFKCNFCSKAFSRRHRLTQHHRIHTGEKPFKCSVCDKAFSERHDLTKHHKIHTGEKQFKCSLCDKAFSQKGSLTDHRRIHTKEKPFKCSSCDKTFNRKSQMKSHMKICARKKL is encoded by the coding sequence ATGCACAGAATAGTATTGAAGAGGATGTCATCCAGTGATAAAGAGAAGATAAGAAACTCTGAATCAttagaatttccaataaaaagcGAAATGGAAGAATCCTTTTCACACGCTGCTTtcaatttggaaaataataatgtGGTAGACATTGCCGGGCTCTTTGAAGATGACTCTCTTTTCATGGATCCagacatggaattcaaagcagagccagaatttgaagcagagccagaatttgaagcagagccagaaatatttgagtcaACCGAAGGTGACATGAAATATTCTTTCGACTCAGATGCATCAGAGAGTGAGGAGGATGTACAAATCAGCAAAAGGGAAGTCgatgaagaggagaaggagaagagtgTAAAGACAGGTGTGAAAGAGGAATGTGTCATACAGTTGGGATCCAGtaagaaagaggacaaaggaaagggaagaggaagagggaaaaaATGTTTGCATAATAAGGAGGAGCATATCGAAAAAAGTGGCTCTGAAAAACCTCTTTGTAAAAATAGTTATTCTAAATTTCACAGTGATGTTGGTATGATGTTTAGTAGGaattttaaagaaaaacaattaattgGAGTACTTAAACCCACCAACACTCACAAGCTAATTCACACTGGAGGCAATTTCAGTTGCAAAGAATGTGGCAAAACATTTTCTACCGAAATTGGTCTTAAAGCACATTATGGGACTCACACTAGGAGGCGGTTATTCAATTGTAGTGAATGTGGCAAAGGGTTTTTTTTGAAAAAGGATCTCGTAATACATTTGAGAACGCATGTTGGAGataagccatttaagtgcagtgtctgcgacaaagcattttctcggaaAGACAACCTTACAAcgcatcatagaattcatactggggagaagccatttaaatgcagcttctgtgacaaagcattttctcggaaAGACAACCTTAcagagcatcatagaattcatactggggggaagccatttaaatgcagtttctgtgacaaagcattttctcggaaAGACAACCTTACAGAGCATCacagaattcatactggggagaagccatttaaatgcagtttctgtgacaaaacattttctCAGAGACATCATCTCAtagagcatcatagaattcatattggagagaagccatttaaatgcagtttctgtgacaaagcattttctcggaaAGACAGCCTTAcagagcatcatagaattcatactggggagaagccatttaaatgcagtgtctgtgacaaaacattttctCAGAGACATCATCTCAtagagcatcatagaattcatactggggagaagccatttaagtgcaattTCTGTAGCAAAGCATTTTCTCGGAGACATCGTCTTACacagcatcatagaattcatactggggagaagccatttaaatgcagtgtctgtgacaaagcattttctgagAGACATGATCTCACAAAGCATCAtaaaattcacactggggagaagcaaTTTAAATGCAGTttatgtgacaaagcattttctcagaaagGCAGTCTAACTGATCATCGTAGAATTCATACTAAggagaagccatttaaatgcagttCCTGTGATAAAACTTTTAACAGGAAATCACAAATGAAAAGTCATATGAAGATTTGTGCCAGAAAAAAATTGTAA